A section of the Pseudomonas sp. FP453 genome encodes:
- the cysW gene encoding sulfate ABC transporter permease subunit CysW gives MSQSSISAASSANAARRGSAVSRRILISLGWLVFALFLLLPLLIVVTQGLKNGLGSFFTAILEPDALSALKLTVIAVAISVPLNVVFGVSAAWCVSKYSFRGKSILVTLIDLPFSVSPVIAGLVYVLMFGAQGFFGPWLQDHDIQLVFALPGIVLATIFVTVPFVARELIPLMQEQGTQEEEAARLLGANGWQMFWHVTVPNIKWGLIYGVVLCTARAMGEFGAVSVVSGHIRGVTNTLPLHVEILYNEYNHVAAFAVASLLLILALFILLLKQWSENRINRLRNSAGDE, from the coding sequence ATGTCCCAATCGTCTATTTCCGCCGCGTCCTCGGCCAACGCTGCCCGCCGTGGCAGTGCGGTGTCGCGACGTATCCTGATCAGCCTTGGCTGGCTGGTGTTCGCCTTGTTCCTGCTGTTGCCGCTGTTGATCGTGGTGACCCAGGGCCTGAAGAACGGCCTTGGTTCGTTCTTCACCGCGATCCTCGAACCCGACGCGCTGTCGGCGCTGAAACTCACGGTGATCGCCGTGGCGATTTCGGTGCCGCTCAACGTGGTGTTTGGCGTCAGCGCTGCCTGGTGCGTGAGCAAATACTCGTTCCGTGGCAAGAGCATCCTGGTCACGTTGATCGACCTGCCGTTCTCGGTGTCGCCGGTGATCGCCGGCCTGGTCTACGTGCTGATGTTCGGCGCCCAGGGCTTCTTTGGCCCGTGGTTGCAGGACCATGACATCCAGCTCGTGTTCGCCTTGCCCGGCATTGTGCTGGCGACCATCTTCGTCACCGTGCCGTTCGTGGCCCGTGAACTGATCCCGCTGATGCAAGAGCAGGGCACCCAGGAAGAAGAAGCCGCGCGCCTGCTCGGTGCGAATGGCTGGCAGATGTTCTGGCACGTCACTGTGCCGAATATCAAATGGGGCCTGATCTACGGCGTGGTGCTGTGTACCGCACGGGCCATGGGGGAGTTTGGCGCGGTGTCGGTGGTGTCCGGCCACATTCGCGGCGTCACCAACACCCTGCCGCTGCACGTCGAGATTCTCTACAACGAATACAACCACGTCGCCGCGTTTGCGGTGGCCAGCCTGCTGCTGATCCTGGCGCTCTTCATCCTGCTGCTCAAGCAGTGGAGCGAGAACCGTATCAACCGCCTGCGCAACAGTGCCGGTGATGAATAA
- a CDS encoding sulfate ABC transporter substrate-binding protein: MSSIRRYALAALASAVFAGSAVAKDYELLNVSYDPTRELYQDYNAEFTNFWKQSHPGDNVKIQQSHGGSGKQGRAVIDGLRADVVTLALAGDIDEIAKLGKTLPENWQTRLPDASTPYTSTIVFLVRKGNPKGIKDWGDLIKKDVSVITPNPKTSGGARWNFLAAWAYGLKTGGSEAKAQEYVQALFKHVPVLDTGARGSTITFVNNGQGDVLLAWENEAFLALKEDGGADKFDIVVPSLSILAEPPVAVVDKNAEKKGNTEIATEYLKHLYSPAGQEIAAKNFYRPRDAKVAAKYAQQFPKLDLVTIDKDFGGWKTAQPKFFNDGGVFDQIYTAQ; the protein is encoded by the coding sequence ATGTCGTCGATTCGCCGTTACGCCCTGGCCGCCCTGGCCAGCGCCGTGTTTGCAGGTTCCGCCGTTGCCAAGGACTACGAGTTGCTCAACGTCTCGTACGACCCGACCCGTGAGCTGTACCAGGACTACAACGCTGAGTTCACCAATTTCTGGAAACAGTCCCACCCCGGCGACAACGTGAAAATCCAGCAATCCCACGGTGGCTCGGGCAAGCAAGGCCGCGCCGTGATCGACGGCCTGCGCGCCGACGTGGTGACCCTGGCCCTGGCCGGCGACATCGATGAAATCGCCAAGCTGGGCAAGACCCTCCCGGAAAACTGGCAGACCCGCCTGCCGGACGCCAGCACCCCGTACACCTCGACCATCGTGTTCCTGGTGCGCAAGGGCAACCCTAAAGGCATCAAGGATTGGGGCGACCTGATCAAGAAAGACGTGTCCGTGATCACCCCGAACCCGAAAACCTCCGGCGGCGCCCGCTGGAACTTCCTCGCCGCCTGGGCCTACGGCCTGAAAACCGGCGGCAGCGAAGCCAAGGCCCAGGAATACGTTCAAGCGCTGTTCAAACACGTACCTGTGCTGGACACCGGCGCACGCGGTTCGACCATCACCTTCGTCAACAACGGTCAGGGTGACGTGTTGCTGGCCTGGGAAAACGAAGCCTTCCTCGCGCTGAAAGAAGACGGCGGCGCAGACAAGTTCGACATCGTCGTGCCGTCCCTGTCGATCCTCGCCGAGCCGCCAGTGGCCGTAGTCGACAAGAACGCCGAGAAAAAGGGCAACACCGAAATCGCCACTGAATACCTGAAACACCTGTACAGCCCGGCTGGCCAGGAGATTGCGGCGAAGAACTTCTACCGCCCACGGGATGCGAAAGTTGCCGCCAAATACGCCCAACAGTTCCCGAAACTGGACCTGGTGACTATCGACAAAGACTTCGGCGGCTGGAAAACTGCCCAACCGAAATTCTTTAACGACGGTGGCGTGTTCGACCAGATCTACACGGCGCAGTAA
- the dibA gene encoding phosphodiesterase DibA codes for MLLSYRGALRVGLVYLLVSIVWLQLSNQVLINFLDEPRELGHWLQVRGYVWVALSALAIYLLCARFDRASRLAQPLQENRERLRQAAAVFDCTREGVLVTDAKGLIVHVNRAFVEITGYRREDVMGQQPSLFKSGRHSSGFYQQMFQALGRTGEWSGEIWNRRKSGEIYPQWQTIRAVQDDLGHVSHYVAVFSDITAIKHSEHELAHLAHHDPLTDLPNRLLFTDRAEQALASAQVHKRGCALLLLDLDHFKIINDSLGHNVGDQLLKLVGERLKALFGPGVTLARLGGDEFAVLAESCPQVVQAAGLAQRMLDTMKQPFIFDGHQLFISASVGISLFPSDALSAEQLLRNADSALFKAKSAGREGYALYTEELTAHAQNRVEIASELRRALDQHELRVYYQPVHDLQDSRLIGVEALVRWEHPERGLVPPGDFIPIAERTGLIADIDAWVLDQSCRQMGQWLAQGVALNFIAVNVSSRLFARRELYEQVAQVLHDTGLDPAFLELEVTESAVMDDPEAALEQLHRLRELGLRLAIDDFGTGYSSLLRLKRLPVQKLKIDQGFVAGLPWDEDDAAIVRVVIALAKSMGMQVHAEGIEQVEQARFLLEHECDLGQGYWFGRPVPASEIDWNRAPPIQS; via the coding sequence ATGCTGCTTTCATACCGAGGTGCCCTACGTGTAGGGCTGGTATACCTGCTGGTTTCCATTGTCTGGCTCCAGCTCAGCAACCAGGTATTGATCAACTTTCTCGATGAACCGAGGGAGCTGGGTCACTGGCTGCAGGTGCGCGGCTATGTGTGGGTGGCCCTCAGCGCGCTGGCCATTTACCTGCTCTGTGCGCGGTTTGACCGGGCCAGCCGGCTTGCCCAGCCCCTGCAGGAAAACCGCGAGCGCCTGCGCCAGGCCGCCGCCGTGTTCGACTGCACCCGCGAAGGCGTGCTGGTCACCGACGCCAAGGGCCTGATCGTGCATGTGAACCGGGCCTTTGTGGAGATCACCGGCTACCGCCGCGAAGACGTCATGGGCCAGCAGCCGAGCCTGTTCAAGTCTGGGCGCCATTCATCGGGTTTTTATCAACAGATGTTCCAGGCCCTGGGGCGTACCGGCGAATGGAGCGGAGAGATCTGGAACCGACGCAAGAGCGGCGAGATTTATCCACAGTGGCAAACCATCCGCGCCGTGCAGGATGATCTCGGCCACGTCAGCCACTACGTCGCGGTGTTCTCCGACATCACCGCCATCAAGCATTCCGAGCACGAACTGGCGCACCTGGCGCACCACGACCCGCTCACCGACCTGCCCAATCGCCTGCTGTTCACCGACCGCGCCGAGCAGGCGCTGGCCTCCGCGCAAGTGCACAAGCGCGGCTGTGCCTTGCTGCTGCTGGACCTGGACCACTTCAAGATCATCAACGACAGCCTTGGCCATAACGTCGGCGACCAACTGCTCAAGCTGGTGGGCGAGCGGCTCAAGGCCCTGTTCGGCCCCGGCGTGACCCTGGCGCGCCTGGGCGGCGACGAGTTCGCCGTGCTGGCGGAAAGTTGTCCACAGGTGGTGCAAGCCGCCGGCCTGGCGCAGCGCATGCTGGATACGATGAAACAACCGTTCATCTTTGACGGCCACCAGCTGTTTATCAGCGCCAGCGTCGGCATCAGCCTGTTCCCCAGCGATGCCCTGAGCGCCGAGCAACTGCTGCGCAACGCCGACTCGGCGCTGTTCAAGGCCAAGAGCGCCGGGCGCGAAGGCTACGCCCTGTACACCGAAGAACTCACCGCCCACGCGCAAAACCGCGTGGAAATCGCCAGCGAACTGCGCCGCGCCCTCGACCAGCACGAACTGCGCGTCTACTACCAGCCCGTGCACGACCTGCAAGACAGCCGCCTGATCGGCGTCGAGGCGCTGGTGCGCTGGGAACACCCGGAACGTGGCCTGGTGCCGCCGGGGGATTTCATCCCCATCGCCGAACGCACCGGGTTGATCGCCGACATCGACGCCTGGGTGCTGGACCAGTCGTGCCGCCAGATGGGCCAATGGCTGGCGCAGGGCGTGGCGCTGAATTTTATTGCGGTCAACGTCTCCAGCCGCCTGTTTGCCCGTCGCGAGCTGTACGAGCAAGTTGCCCAGGTGCTGCACGACACCGGCCTGGACCCGGCTTTTCTTGAGCTGGAAGTCACCGAAAGCGCGGTGATGGACGACCCCGAAGCCGCCCTGGAGCAACTGCATCGCCTGCGCGAACTGGGCTTGCGCCTGGCCATCGACGACTTCGGCACCGGCTATTCCTCACTGCTGCGCCTCAAGCGCCTGCCGGTGCAGAAACTCAAGATCGACCAGGGCTTTGTCGCCGGCTTGCCGTGGGACGAAGACGACGCCGCCATCGTGCGCGTGGTCATCGCCCTGGCGAAAAGCATGGGCATGCAGGTGCACGCCGAAGGGATCGAGCAGGTGGAGCAGGCGCGGTTCCTGTTGGAGCATGAATGCGACTTGGGCCAGGGTTACTGGTTTGGCCGGCCAGTGCCGGCGAGTGAAATCGACTGGAACCGAGCCCCGCCGATCCAAAGTTGA
- the cysT gene encoding sulfate ABC transporter permease subunit CysT, translating to MSRRISPVIPGFGLTLGYTVVYLSLIVLIPLAAMFVHAAQLTWDQFWNIISAPRVLAALKLSFSTALYAALINGVIGTLLAWVLVRYTFPGRKIIDAMIDLPFALPTAVAGIALTALYTPNGFVGQFAADLGFKIAYTPLGITLALTFVTLPFVVRTVQPVLADIPREIEEAAACLGAKPLQVFRYILVPALLPAWLTGFALAFARGVGEYGSVIFIAGNMPMKTEILPLLIMVKLDQYDYRGATSIGVLMLVVSFVLLLLINLLQRRIERP from the coding sequence ATGTCGCGTCGTATCTCCCCCGTCATACCCGGCTTCGGGCTGACGCTGGGCTACACCGTGGTGTACCTCAGCCTGATCGTACTCATCCCCCTCGCGGCGATGTTTGTACACGCCGCTCAACTTACCTGGGATCAGTTCTGGAACATCATCTCCGCCCCGCGCGTGCTGGCTGCGTTGAAGTTGAGTTTCAGCACCGCGTTGTACGCCGCGCTGATCAACGGCGTGATCGGCACGCTGCTGGCCTGGGTGCTGGTGCGCTACACCTTCCCCGGCCGCAAGATCATCGATGCGATGATCGACCTGCCCTTCGCCTTGCCCACCGCCGTGGCGGGTATCGCACTGACCGCCTTGTACACGCCGAATGGTTTTGTCGGCCAGTTTGCCGCCGACCTGGGTTTCAAGATCGCCTACACCCCGCTGGGCATCACCCTGGCGCTGACCTTCGTCACGCTGCCCTTCGTGGTGCGCACGGTGCAGCCGGTACTGGCCGATATCCCCCGGGAAATCGAAGAAGCCGCCGCCTGCCTGGGCGCCAAGCCGTTGCAGGTGTTCCGCTACATCCTCGTGCCGGCGCTGCTGCCCGCGTGGCTCACCGGTTTCGCCCTGGCGTTTGCCCGTGGCGTCGGTGAGTACGGTTCGGTGATCTTCATCGCCGGCAACATGCCGATGAAAACCGAGATCCTGCCGCTGCTGATCATGGTCAAGCTCGACCAATACGACTACCGCGGCGCCACCTCCATTGGTGTGCTGATGCTGGTGGTTTCCTTTGTCCTGCTGCTGCTGATCAACTTGTTGCAGCGGCGCATCGAACGTCCATAA
- the oscA gene encoding sulfur starvation response protein OscA has protein sequence MSASLRSVDGQDEAAILREIQSALRDLRFGAVEITVHNAQVVQIERKEKFRLQNPGNKPS, from the coding sequence ATGAGCGCATCTCTACGTAGCGTCGACGGCCAGGACGAAGCAGCCATTTTGCGTGAGATCCAGAGCGCATTGCGCGACCTGCGCTTTGGCGCGGTGGAAATCACCGTGCATAACGCGCAAGTGGTACAGATCGAACGCAAAGAAAAATTCCGCCTGCAAAACCCGGGTAACAAACCGAGCTGA